A window of Fragaria vesca subsp. vesca linkage group LG7, FraVesHawaii_1.0, whole genome shotgun sequence contains these coding sequences:
- the LOC101293815 gene encoding uncharacterized protein LOC101293815, translated as MACTSLLSIPSSPASTRPIDVFKEQSGLRRSRSSKDLYRRASCMRRSYSDNHLCYCIKPIHAASVQPKLKNSRSMGLFPFQFSSSILPNSVRSFLFDADTSKHMTMAEREMEMEMVDNSGETGEGEGDQEIKRANWVERLVEIRSKWRNRQQKEVGDEDSGCREVEDGDCECGEGGCSVDYSTDEDDGEITPEFFKRFSVKVPWSDTKQFSQLAFLSNLAYVIPLIKADDLKRYYGLQFVTSSLEKKAEAEEFKEILDQDSTRVPVVDEESSSEAAIDSEKKHSCHPSVAYEIAASAASYVRSRDMDGGDVDNSFINADQLQQRDEGGSSPRNLKSEVAASLTASTMTLMVTAGEKVKQETAQDLRSPHTAPCEWFVCDDTSTCTRCFVIQGSDSLASWQANLFFEPTKFEETNVLVHRGIYEAAKGMYEQFLPQIMEHLKRYGERAKLQFTGHSLGGSLSLLVHLMLLTKKIVNPSTLRPVVTFGSPFVFCGGQKILDDLGVDENQIHCVMMHRDIVPRAFSCNYPNHVATLLKRLSGSFRSHPCLIKKKMLYTPMGKLFILQPDENSSPPHPLLPMGSALYALDKTRHGYSSSVLRAFLNNPHPLETLSDPTAYGSEGTILRDHDSSNYLKAVNGVLRLHTKKVLRRARRHRSILWPLLTSPSPHTWNHENTLETGRLVKKEILTGV; from the exons ATGGCATGCACTTCATTATTATCTATACCTAGCTCTCCGGCTTCCACAAGGCCTATAGACGTCTTTAAAGAGCAGAGTGGTCTTCGGCGATCACGGTCCAGCAAAGACCTTTACAGACGTGCCAGCTGTATGCGGCGGTCTTATTCTGATAACCATCTTTGCTACTGCATCAAGCCTATTCATGCTGCATCAGTGCAACCAAAACTAAAGAACAGCCGGTCCATGGGCTTATTCCCCTTTCAGTTTTCGAGCTCCATTCTCCCAAACTCGGTTAGATCATTTTTGTTCGATGCAGACACGAGTAAGCATATGACCATGGCGGAGAGGGAAATGGAAATGGAAATGGTCGATAACTCTGGTGAGACGGGTGAAGGGGAAGGAGATCAAGAGATAAAGAGAGCTAATTGGGTGGAGAGGCTTGTGGAGATCAGAAGTAAATGGAGGAATAGGCAGCAGAAAGAGGTTGGGGATGAAGACAGTGGTTGCCGAGAAGTTGAAGATGGTGATTGTGAATGTGGAGAGGGTGGTTGCTCAGTGGATTATAGTACAGATGAAGATGATGGAGAGATAACTCCCGAATTTTTCAAAAGGTTTTCGGTCAAGGTACCATGGTCTGATACCAAACAATTTTCTCAGCTAGCCTTCTTGAGCAACCTGGCATATGTAATACCACTGATCAAG GCTGATGATTTGAAGAGATATTATGGCCTACAGTTTGTAACATCTTCTCTAGAAAAGAAAGCAGAGGCAGAGGAATTTAAAGAAATACTTGATCAGGACTCTACCCGTGTACCTGTAGTTGATGAAGAATCCAGTTCAGAGGCAGCTATAGACTCTGAGAAAAAGCATTCATGTCATCCATCTGTTGCTTACGAAATTGCAGCCTCAGCAGCATCTTATGTTCGCTCGCGTGACATGGATGGTGGTGATGTAGATAATTCATTCATAAATGCAGATCAACTACAACAACGAGATGAAGGAGGTAGCTCCCCCAGAAATCTCAAGTCAGAGGTAGCTGCTTCCTTAACCGCATCAACAATGACACTCATGGTTACAGCAGGGGAAAAGGTAAAACAAGAAACAGCGCAGGACCTTCGGTCACCCCACACTGCACCTTGTGAATGGTTTGTTTGTGATGACACCAGTACATGTACTCGCTGTTTCGTGATCCAG GGTTCAGACTCCCTTGCATCCTGGCAGGCGAACCTCTTCTTTGAACCCACAAAGTTTGAG GAAACAAATGTACTTGTTCACAGAGGAATCTATGAAGCAGCAAAGGGAATGTACGAGCAATTTTTGCCACAAATAATGGAGCACTTGAAGAGATACGGGGAGCGTGCAAAGCTTCAGTTCACTGGCCATTCTCTTGGAGGAAGCCTTTCTCTTCTAGTTCACTTGATGTTACTGACCAAGAAGATTGTCAATCCCTCCACTCTCAGGCCAGTTGTGACATTTGGCTCACCATTTGTGTTTTGCGGAGGCCAGAAAATACTAGACGATTTGGGTGTGGATGAGAACCAAATCCATTGTGTGATGATGCATAGAGACATTGTCCCAAGAGCCTTCTCCTGCAACTACCCAAACCATGTGGCTACGCTCCTCAAGCGTTTAAGTGGTTCATTTAGATCACACCCTTGTCTGATAAAAAAG AAAATGTTGTACACTCCAATGGGTAAACTATTCATTCTGCAACCTGATGAAAACTCATCTCCGCCACACCCCCTTCTCCCTATGGGGAGTGCCCTCTATGCTTTAGACAAGACTCGACATGGGTACTCTTCAAGCGTCCTTAGGGCCTTCTTAAACAACCCGCATCCACTAGAAACCCTAAGCGATCCTACAGCTTATGGTTCAGAAGGTACAATCTTACGGGACCATGACTCGAGCAATTATCTGAAGGCTGTGAATGGTGTCCTTAGGTTACACACAAAGAAGGTTCTTCGCAGAGCTAGGAGACACAGGAGTATCTTGTGGCCGCTACTTACTTCACCATCTCCACACACATGGAACCATGAAAATACTCTGGAGACTGGCAGATTGGTGAAGAAGGAGATTCTCACAGGAGTTTGA